A single Xiphias gladius isolate SHS-SW01 ecotype Sanya breed wild chromosome 22, ASM1685928v1, whole genome shotgun sequence DNA region contains:
- the gtpbp10 gene encoding GTP-binding protein 10 isoform X1, whose protein sequence is MPLNMVQSSRICFRKFGNFVDNLRLYVRGGGGGMGLPRLGGQGGSGGDVWVVATKNMTLKRIKDKYPQKRFVGGAGGNSSVRALKGERGTDKEIFAPVGITVTTDDGRTLGDLNAEGDRVMVVKGGRGGAFYSAFEPSKGQARHIRLDLKLIADLGLVGFPNAGKSSLLTAMSNATPQIASYAFTTLKPEIGKLMYNDYKQISVADLPGLIEGAHVNKGMGHKFLKHVERTKQLLFVVDVCGFQLASKTPFRSAFEAVQLLTKELELYKEELVSKPALLVVNKMDLPDAEDKLQELKEHLQNPDEFSDLLPDNMIPKKYMTFRHLVPVSAATGFGIDHLKSCIRESLDEDAAMATKAVHREKLQALRYPSHEHLC, encoded by the exons ATGCCACTGAACATGGTCCAGTCCAGTAGAATCTGCTTCCGGAAG TTTGGAAACTTTGTGGACAACCTCCGTCTGTATGTCCGTGGAGGTGGTGGCGGCATGGGTTTACCCCGTCTTGGGGGACAGGGAGGGAGCGGAGGGGACGTATGGGTGGTGGCGACAAAGAACATGACCTTGAAGAGGATCAAGGACAAATACCCTCAGAAACGTTTTGTAGGTGGAGCAGGAGGCAACAGCAG TGTCCGAGCactgaaaggagagagagggacggaCAAGGAGATCTTTGCTCCTGTTGGTATCACAGTCACCACTGATGATGGCAGAACACTTG GGGACCTGAATGCTGAAGGTGATCGTGTGATGGTGGTGAAAGGAGGACGTGGAGGCGCCTTCTACTCTGCGTTTGAGCCCAGTAAAGGCCAGGCCAGACACATCCGACTGGACCTCAAACTTATCGCTGACCTGGGCCTTGTTGG GTTCCCAAATGCAGGAAAGTCCTCTCTCCTGACAGCCATGTCTAACGCCACACCTCAGATCGCCAGCTACGCTT TCACAACTTTGAAGCCGGAGATTGGCAAACTGATGTATAACGATTACAAACAG ATCTCTGTCGCCGACCTCCCAGGCCTGATTGAGGGAGCTCACGTAAACAAAGGCATGGGCCACAAGTTCCTAAAACACGTGGAGAGGACcaagcagctgctgtttgtg GTAGATGTTTGCGGTTTCCAGCTGGCTAGTAAAACGCCATTTAGGTCGGCCTTTGAGGCTGTGCAGCTTCTAACCAAG GAGCTGGAGTTGTACAAAGAGGAGCTTGTGTCGAAGCCTGCTCTGCTGGTGGTGAATAAGATGGACTTGCCTGACGCTGAGGACAAACTACAAGAGCTGAAAGAGCATCTACAAAACCCAGATG AGTTCTCCGATCTGTTGCCTGACAACATGATACCGAAGAAGTACATGACCTTCAGACACCTGGTTCCTGTCTCTGCCGCCACTGGGTTTGGTATCGACCATTTGAAAAGCTGCATCCGAGAGTCGCTTGATGAAGACGCAGCCATGGCAACTAAAGCCGTCCATCGAGAAAAACTGCAGGCGCTGAGGTACCCCTCACATGAGCATTTGTGCTAA
- the gtpbp10 gene encoding GTP-binding protein 10 isoform X2 encodes MGLPRLGGQGGSGGDVWVVATKNMTLKRIKDKYPQKRFVGGAGGNSSVRALKGERGTDKEIFAPVGITVTTDDGRTLGDLNAEGDRVMVVKGGRGGAFYSAFEPSKGQARHIRLDLKLIADLGLVGFPNAGKSSLLTAMSNATPQIASYAFTTLKPEIGKLMYNDYKQISVADLPGLIEGAHVNKGMGHKFLKHVERTKQLLFVVDVCGFQLASKTPFRSAFEAVQLLTKELELYKEELVSKPALLVVNKMDLPDAEDKLQELKEHLQNPDEFSDLLPDNMIPKKYMTFRHLVPVSAATGFGIDHLKSCIRESLDEDAAMATKAVHREKLQALRYPSHEHLC; translated from the exons ATGGGTTTACCCCGTCTTGGGGGACAGGGAGGGAGCGGAGGGGACGTATGGGTGGTGGCGACAAAGAACATGACCTTGAAGAGGATCAAGGACAAATACCCTCAGAAACGTTTTGTAGGTGGAGCAGGAGGCAACAGCAG TGTCCGAGCactgaaaggagagagagggacggaCAAGGAGATCTTTGCTCCTGTTGGTATCACAGTCACCACTGATGATGGCAGAACACTTG GGGACCTGAATGCTGAAGGTGATCGTGTGATGGTGGTGAAAGGAGGACGTGGAGGCGCCTTCTACTCTGCGTTTGAGCCCAGTAAAGGCCAGGCCAGACACATCCGACTGGACCTCAAACTTATCGCTGACCTGGGCCTTGTTGG GTTCCCAAATGCAGGAAAGTCCTCTCTCCTGACAGCCATGTCTAACGCCACACCTCAGATCGCCAGCTACGCTT TCACAACTTTGAAGCCGGAGATTGGCAAACTGATGTATAACGATTACAAACAG ATCTCTGTCGCCGACCTCCCAGGCCTGATTGAGGGAGCTCACGTAAACAAAGGCATGGGCCACAAGTTCCTAAAACACGTGGAGAGGACcaagcagctgctgtttgtg GTAGATGTTTGCGGTTTCCAGCTGGCTAGTAAAACGCCATTTAGGTCGGCCTTTGAGGCTGTGCAGCTTCTAACCAAG GAGCTGGAGTTGTACAAAGAGGAGCTTGTGTCGAAGCCTGCTCTGCTGGTGGTGAATAAGATGGACTTGCCTGACGCTGAGGACAAACTACAAGAGCTGAAAGAGCATCTACAAAACCCAGATG AGTTCTCCGATCTGTTGCCTGACAACATGATACCGAAGAAGTACATGACCTTCAGACACCTGGTTCCTGTCTCTGCCGCCACTGGGTTTGGTATCGACCATTTGAAAAGCTGCATCCGAGAGTCGCTTGATGAAGACGCAGCCATGGCAACTAAAGCCGTCCATCGAGAAAAACTGCAGGCGCTGAGGTACCCCTCACATGAGCATTTGTGCTAA
- the osgin2 gene encoding oxidative stress-induced growth inhibitor 2: MPLLEETTLPQEHPPTVPVVIIGNGPSGICLSYLLSGYKPYLDTATVHPNPILYRKLQETKHLPITEQDLEYLSEGLEGRSRNPVAVLFDTLLHPNADFGYEFPPVLQWRTDKQQQIPHLVLGRATPGGAWHAMEGSMLTISLGAWMELPGVNYRDLTKGKRRDVTSDRATPEEISSYYRNYVKLKGLQKNFVDNTYVTSVQKLCRGHEGEGLENGHNDQGDVGMGDGGNEGLEGNGVDCVNSGGGGALWEVRGYQQVQNDTHVPFSLFAENVVLATGASDSPIRLGVEGEDLPFVFHSISDLGLAVSRRKLDINSDPVLIVGAGLCAADAVLCACNSNIRVLHVFRKSVDNPDLIFKQLPKTLYPEYHKVYNMMCSQTYTNVAPSSSPNRPQAVSIASSVCAKMCPKPQLTGANMSGNASVSLFPDYTSFPEHCVVSFQSDMKCLLQGKNSLKAFKISMVLVLIGTNPNLFFLKGQGQYLCQDPTKPISCKQNPIDIDPYTFECTKEPGLFAMGPLVGDNFVRFLKGGALGIASCLLKRLKKKGKLISNGGNNFI, encoded by the exons ATGCCTCTTCTGGAGGAGACCACTCTGCCACAAGAGCACCCACCTACTGTCCCTGTGGTCATCATAG GAAACGGGCCATCAGGTATTTGTCTATCCTACCTGCTGAGTGGATACAAGCCCTACCTAGACACAGCAACTGTTCACCCAAACCCAATACTATACAGGAAGCTGCAGGAGACCAAGCACCTACCCATCACTGAACAG GATCTGGAATATTTGAGTGAAGGTCTTGAGGGGAGGTCAAGGAATCCAGTTGCTGTGCTTTTTGACACACTGCTCCATCCCAATGCTGACTTTGGCTACGAGTTCCCTCCTGTCCTTCAGTGGAGGACTGACAAGCAGCAACAAATCCCACATCTGGTGCTGGGGAGGGCAACGCCAGGAGGTGCTTGGCAT GCAATGGAAGGCTCCATGCTGACTATTAGTCTTGGCGCCTGGATGGAGCTTCCTGGTGTCAATTACAGAGACTTGACCAAAGGGAAACGCAG GGATGTAACCAGTGACAGAGCCACCCCAGAGGAAATCTCATCCTATTACCGTAACTATGTGAAGTTAAAGGGCCTCCAAAAGAATTTTGTTGACAACACCTACGTGACCTCCGTCCAGAAACTCTGCCGGGGGCACGAGGGGGAAGGTCTGGAAAATGGGCACAATGATCAAGGAGATGTGGGGATGGGAGATGGCGGGAATGAGGGCCTTGAGGGAAATGGAGTTGATTGTGTAAACAGCGGAGGAGGGGGGGCCCTTTGGGAAGTAAGGGGATACCAGCAGGTGCAGAACGACACTCACGTCCCCTTCTCCCTGTTTGCTGAGAACGTAGTTCTGGCCACTGGTGCATCCGATTCACCGATTCGATTAGGTGTAGAAGGGGAGGACCTGCCATTTGTATTCCACAGTATCTCAGACCTGGGTCTGGCTGTAAGCCGGAGAAAGCTGGATATAAACTCTGATCCGGTTTTAATTGTAGGTGCCGGTTTATGTGCTGCAGATGCAGTTCTGTGCGCTTGCAACAGCAACATCAGAGTGCTGCATGTCTTTCGTAAGAGTGTAGACAACCCAGATCTCATCTTCAAACAGCTCCCCAAGACCCTGTACCCAGAGTACCACAAAGTTTACAACATGATGTGCTCTCAGACCTACACAAATGTggctccctcctcttctccaaaCAGACCCCAGGCTGTTAGTATTGCCTCTTCGGTATGTGCCAAGATGTGCCCGAAGCCGCAACTTACCGGAGCTAACATGTCTGGTAATGCCAGTGTCAGCCTGTTTCCTGACTACACCAGTTTCCCTGAACACTGCGTGGTGTCCTTCCAGTCTGACATGaagtgtttgctgcaggggaAAAACTCCCTCAAGGCATTCAAGATCTCCATGGTTCTGGTGCTGATCGGGACCAACCCAAACTTATTTTTCTTGAAGGGACAGGGCCAGTACCTCTGTCAGGATCCAACAAAACCCATCTCCTGCAAGCAGAACCCCATTGACATCGACCCCTACACTTTTGAGTGTACCAAGGAGCCAGGTCTGTTTGCCATGGGCCCACTGGTGGGAGACAACTTTGTGCGCTTTTTGAAAGGTGGCGCTTTAGGCATCGCCTCCTGTCTGCTGAAGAGACTCAAGAAAAAAGGGAAGCTCATCAGCAATGGAGGGAATaacttcatttaa
- the nbn gene encoding nibrin: MWILTPLQPGGETHYLLDSKEYVVGRKNCDILLVNDQSISRAHAHITATDQILTLKDTSKYGTFVNSQRVTENTPVNLKPGDNITFGAFHSKFSVDHQKPVVCSSCLDNDGKASLSQALLALGGKLVNTWTKDCTHLAMPSVKVTIKTISALLCCCPIVKPEFFSELNKAVQQKLPPPKPESFIPEIDEPSLSKDDVNLGVNPLRKQLFIEKTFIFLSAKQLKRLSGAVSFGRGKIQLLEEGSLPRDLLESPQSCVVDVTTGSSQTLLSSSSTEWANSVKNIVQRKGLRVITESEIGLAAIFASCDKYCNPSNLMPDSGSVSKVNPRIPNASLSQNVAVDETLLPAATQNITAYAVNTESSEGLELCEMTGVTAVGETPKKTQNRSPSQHRGSKVIAERVSAQCIVADTMSSSFNPADSADSQRKMPESKLTVSGEGSSGIRFQPSIYRTNDGVKTFPQRQSPQKPKITAQASPQKQSTLTSFFQPVNKKRPLDDEFSTVMSEPKRPVVASSISKIQAPNTTYSCSDRFLATTSRTPSGSRAEPLKGRSEAPVTGVSHTAQQEPRSRKRKEMEAEIQIEDLESIMSEDMDFFDEQTSGNQGEQAQLKGQSSNEPKQGLNVVEASSLSKRQRIHVEDNETKRRPPVSLEKESGSHKNQSQQSEKHIVTIKTEQVHPSEYRTTNHESSKPPDMSSASKRKNIQPNEYEASFIEDLDLLKGDISQPNKETKTPLKQAMIKEEIQESKIDEDLPKKLVLVEFRSLTVTTPLKTKPQQMPGNGHAKNFKCFRKSRVPGAEVLPHVIGGSDLLVHNRGKNTDLDEWLRDAAEEERQSRRDEIVGDDLFRYNPTKITKRR; encoded by the exons ATGTGGATACTGACACCCCTGCAGCCTGGAG GTGAGACGCACTATCTCCTTGACAGTAAAGAGTACGTGGTGGGGCGCAAGAACTGTGACATCCTTCTTGTCAATGACCAGTCCATCAGCAGGGCTCATGCTCACATCACTGCTACTGACCAG ATCCTTACTTTGAAAGACACCTCCAAGTATGGCACTTTTGTCAACAGCCAGCGTGTTACAGAAAACACGCCAGTGAACTTGAAGCCAGGGGACAATATAACATTTGGGGCTTTTCACAGCAAATTCAG TGTGGATCATCAGAAGCCAGTGGTGTGTTCGTCGTGTTTGGACAACGATGGCAAGGCATCACTCTCTCAGGCCCTGCTGGCTTTGGGTGGAAAACTGGTCAACACATGGACTAAGGACTGCACCCACCTGGCTATGCCTTCTGTTAAAGTCACCATCAAG ACtatttctgctctgctgtgctgtTGTCCCATCGTGAAGCCAGAGTTCTTCTCAGAGCTCAACAaagctgttcagcaaaagttgcCACCTCCTAAACCAGAGAG tttcatcCCTGAGATTGATGAGCCCAGCTTGAGTAAGGACGACGTTAACCTTGGAGTGAATCCACTTCGCAAACAGCTTTTCATTGAAAAGACCTTCATATTCCTCAGTGCCAAACAG CTGAAGCGTCTGAGTGGAGCAGTGAGTTTTGGAAGAGGCAAGAttcagctgctggaggagggCTCCCTGCCCCGGGACCTGCTGGAGTCTCCACAGAGCTGTGTGGTCGATGTTACAACAGGCAGCTCCCAAACTCTGCTTTCTTCCTCTAGCACAGAGTGGGCAAACTCTGTAAAGAATATTGTCCAAAG AAAAGGCCTTCGAGTCATCACAGAGTCTGAAATTGGTTTGGCTGCCATCTTTGCTTCCTGTGACAAGTACTGCAATCCATCCAATCTAATGCCAGACTCAG GGTCAGTTTCAAAAGTGAATCCCAGAATCCCAAATGCTTCGCTGTCACAGAACGTGGCGGTGGATGAGACTTTGTTACCTGCAGCAACTCAAAACATCACAGCGTATGCGGTGAACACAGAGTCATCAGAAGG GTTGGAGCTATGTGAGATGACTGGGGTGACAGCAGTAGGAGAAACTCCCAAGAAGACGCAAAACCGGAGCCCCAGTCAGCATCGTGGATCCAAAGTCATAGCTGAGAGGGTGTCCGCTCAGTGCATCGTGGCTGATACAATGAGCTCATCGTTCAACCCTGCTGACAGCGCAGACTCACAGAGAAAGATGCCCGAGTCCAAACTGACAG TTTCAGGTGAAGGGAGTAGTGGCATCAGGTTCCAGCCATCCATTTATAGGACAAATGATGGCGTGAAGACATTCCCACAGAGGCAATCTCCTCAGAAACCAAAAATCACTGCACAAGCTTCCCCACAGAAACAATCAACTCTGACCAGTTTCTTTCAGCCAGTCAACAAGAAAAG ACCTTTGGACGATGAGTTCTCCACTGTTATGTCAGAGCCAAAGCGGCCTGTAGTGGCATCATCCATCAGCAAGATACAGGCACCAAACACCACATACTCATGTTCTGACAGATTCCTTGCAACCACATCCAGGACTCCATCGGGGTCTAGAGCGGAACCGCTCAAAGGGCGGTCAGAGGCTCCGGTGACCGGGGTCTCCCACACTGCCCAGCAGGAGCCACGGAgtagaaagaggaaggagatggAAGCAGAGATACAGATAGAGGACCTGGAGTCTATTATGTCTGAAGATATGGATTTCTTTGATGAGCAAACGTCAGGCAATCAAGGCGAGCAAGCACAGCTAAAAGGGCAAAGTTCAAATGAACCGAAACAAGGTTTAAATGTGGTGGAAGCTTCGTCTTTAAGCAAGAGGCAACGAATCCATGTTGAAGACAACGAAACCAAGCGAAGGCCACCGGTGAGCCTGGAAAAAGAGTCAGGATCCCACAAGAATCAGAGCCAGCAATCTGAAAAACATATTGTCACGATCAAGACAGAACAGGTCCATCCTTCAGAATACAGGACAACTAATCATGAGTCTAGCAAACCTCCAGATATGTCATCTgccagcaaaagaaaaaacatacagcCTAATGAATATGAGGCATCTTTCATTGAG GACTTAGATCTACTCAAAGGAGATATTAGCCAGCCTAACAAAGAGACTAAGACCCCTCTGAAACAAGCCATGATCAAAGAGGAGATCCAA GAGTCCAAGATTGACGAAGACCTTCCTAAAAAGCTGGTGTTAGTGGAGTTTCGATCGCTCACTGTGACCACACCTCTCAAAACCAAACCACAGCAGATGCCAGGCAATGGCCACGCAAAGAACTTCAAATGTTTCCGCAAG AGCCGAGTGCCAGGTGCAGAGGTCTTACCCCACGTAATTGGAGGGTCTGATCTGCTGGTTCACAACAGGGGAAAGAACACTGATTTGGATGAATGGCTGAGAGACGCAGCTGAG GAGGAGCGCCAGAGCAGAAGGGACGAGATTGTAGGAGATGACCTCTTCAG GTACAACCCCACCAAAATAACCAAGAGAAGATGA